One genomic window of Paenibacillus xylanilyticus includes the following:
- a CDS encoding PspC domain-containing protein, which produces MSKLYRSTRDRMLTGLIGGISESIGMDSTLLRIIFVISIFVTGGTALLIYFIAALVVPKEPFPPYDPYGYGPGPGPGPGRGYNSYDHDPNRGPFRGNNQGHGGFGPGPGYNNRPHSGPRSYDNNSYGAGAPQESELDSMMKDIEKKALKKEVEELRQKLSRYEKGEK; this is translated from the coding sequence ATGAGCAAATTATACCGCTCAACGCGTGACCGGATGCTAACAGGTTTGATCGGCGGGATATCCGAATCCATCGGAATGGACTCCACGCTGCTGCGGATCATCTTCGTCATCAGTATCTTTGTAACAGGCGGCACAGCGTTGTTAATCTACTTTATCGCAGCCTTGGTGGTACCGAAAGAACCGTTTCCACCTTATGATCCGTATGGTTACGGTCCCGGCCCTGGTCCAGGTCCTGGCAGAGGATACAACAGCTATGATCACGACCCGAACAGAGGACCTTTCCGGGGCAACAATCAAGGTCACGGTGGCTTCGGCCCCGGCCCAGGTTACAATAACAGACCGCATTCGGGCCCACGTTCTTACGATAATAACAGCTATGGAGCAGGTGCACCTCAAGAGAGTGAACTGGATTCCATGATGAAAGATATTGAGAAAAAAGCATTAAAAAAAGAAGTTGAAGAGCTACGCCAAAAATTATCTCGTTACGAGAAGGGAGAAAAGTAA
- a CDS encoding PspC domain-containing protein: MNRLYRSTRNRRLTGLIGGISENLGFSSMLLRLIFFISIFATGGTSLLIYFIAALVVPKEPYPADPYGYDSVTGYK; the protein is encoded by the coding sequence ATGAATAGATTATACCGCTCGACGCGTAACCGAAGGCTGACAGGTTTGATCGGTGGCATCTCTGAGAATCTTGGATTTAGTTCGATGCTGCTGCGTCTCATCTTCTTCATCAGTATTTTCGCTACGGGGGGTACATCATTGCTGATCTACTTCATCGCTGCATTAGTGGTGCCGAAGGAACCCTATCCTGCAGATCCATACGGATATGATTCCGTAACAGGATATAAGTAA
- a CDS encoding PspA/IM30 family protein, giving the protein MSVFRRMRDITVATLNEHLEQSQDPVKLIDQFLVSTRQDIGEAEKLRHQYASHTRQMKQQADQAASMVHKREEQASMALKAGEEHLAKLALQEKILHEEKMEQYNELYAQSNAALQELDEQIDQLKVEYQNVYSKRQYYYARMQTIQLQQRMNQRGHYNNQNVPRMFNRLDDQVSDLEYEAQSLRDIRRMSQDGSGTAGSMSSSTLDKELERLKQKLNNERKE; this is encoded by the coding sequence ATGAGTGTATTTCGTCGAATGCGGGATATTACCGTAGCTACATTAAATGAACATCTGGAGCAAAGTCAGGATCCAGTCAAACTGATTGATCAGTTTCTGGTCTCGACCCGCCAAGACATTGGCGAAGCCGAGAAGCTTCGTCATCAATATGCAAGCCATACTAGACAGATGAAGCAGCAAGCCGACCAGGCAGCAAGTATGGTGCACAAACGTGAAGAGCAGGCTTCAATGGCTCTGAAAGCAGGAGAAGAGCATCTTGCGAAACTTGCCCTGCAGGAGAAAATTCTCCATGAAGAAAAGATGGAACAATACAATGAACTGTATGCCCAGAGCAATGCAGCATTACAGGAACTTGATGAACAGATTGACCAGCTGAAAGTGGAGTATCAGAATGTGTACAGCAAACGTCAATATTACTACGCTCGTATGCAAACCATTCAATTGCAGCAACGAATGAATCAAAGAGGTCACTACAATAATCAGAATGTACCTCGAATGTTCAATCGCCTGGACGACCAAGTCTCTGATCTTGAATATGAGGCACAGAGTCTGAGAGACATTCGCCGCATGAGCCAGGATGGTTCAGGAACAGCAGGCAGCATGTCCTCCTCTACCTTGGATAAAGAGCTGGAGCGCCTGAAACAGAAGCTGAACAATGAAAGGAAGGAGTAG
- a CDS encoding LiaF transmembrane domain-containing protein, with the protein MRWNKGNGWAIVLIALGALILFGKLTPLLGHLMGYLIPILMIALGYYGVKRGNVMLGWIVLIIGILSLMGKLAWLIGPIIAIGLIIFGVSMLSNNRSRRGRY; encoded by the coding sequence ATGAGATGGAATAAGGGGAATGGCTGGGCGATTGTCCTGATTGCGCTGGGAGCTCTAATCCTTTTCGGAAAGTTAACTCCGCTTCTTGGACACCTGATGGGGTATCTGATTCCGATTCTGATGATTGCACTTGGTTACTACGGGGTTAAACGAGGAAATGTAATGCTGGGGTGGATCGTCTTGATCATCGGTATCTTGTCACTGATGGGTAAACTGGCTTGGTTGATCGGACCAATCATCGCCATCGGATTAATCATCTTCGGTGTCTCGATGCTCAGCAACAATCGCAGTCGTCGTGGCCGCTACTAA